A window of Micromonospora sp. WMMC415 genomic DNA:
CCACCCTGACCGGCCGCACCGACCTGACCGTCACCGTCGCCCCCGGCGCCGGCGGCGGCGCACCCGCCTGCTGCTACCCCGACGCCGGCCGCATCGAGGTCGACGCCACCTACATCGGCACCCCGAACGTCGCCAACCCCCGCCGCGCCGGCCACAAACGACTCGTGCCGACCGCTTACGGGCTGCTCGTGCACGAAGCCGCGCACGCCGCGCACAGCCGATGGCGCACCCCACCCGGCACCCCGCCGATTGTGGCCGCCGTCGCCGAGCTGTTGGAGGAGTCCCGCATCGAGAACCGGCAGCGCAGCCGCCGTCGCGCCGACCGGCGGTGGCTGCGGCACACCGTCACCACCCTCCTCGACCCCGGCGACGCCCCGGTGGACGACCCGTGGCACGCCGGCACCCTCGCCGCGCTGCTGCTCGCCCGCGTCGACGCCCGCATCCTGACGGCCAAAGACACCAGAGCGATCCGGGCCGCCGTCACCACCGTCCTGGGCCGTCAGCGGCTGCGGCAGCTGCGCGAGGTGTGGCGGCAGGCCCACACTGTCGACGACAGCGACGCCGAGCAGATGATCGAGCTGGCGTGGCGGTGGTGCCACCTCCTCGGCATCAACCCCCACCAACAGCCCACCGTCCCGACACCGGACGTGGGGATGTTCCCCGGCCAGCTCGCGGCAGCGCTCACCGACTACCTCGCCCACACCGCCGGCATGACACCGGCCGAATACACCGCCCACCACCTGGCGGCCCGACACGGGGCGCCCGCGACGTGGACCCGCCGCGACCCCACCGACCCGGAACGCGCCGCCGCCCGCACCCTCGCCGCCCGACTACGGCAAGCCCGCACCCACACTGTCGAGACCGACACCCGGCCCAGCCCGGTGCCACCGGGGCGGCTGCGCACCCGCCACGCCATCACCGCCCGCGCCCAAGCCGACGCCGGCGCAATCCCCACCGCAGCCCCGTGGCAGCGGCGCACCACCCTGCCACCGCCCAAGCCGACCCTGCACCTGGCCGTGCTCGTCGATACCTCCGGCTCCATGCGCCCCTACGCGACGGCGATGTCGTCGGCCGGGTGGATCCTCGCCCACGCCGCCCGCCACCGGGACGCCATCACCACCACGATCGCCTTCAGTGGTACCGCCACTCTGCTTGTGCCACCGCGCCACCGACCGGCCCACGTGCTCGAGATGACAGCCGCCGGCGGCACCAGCGGATTCATCGACGCGGTGAAACTCGCCGACACCCTCCTCAATCTGCGCCACCGTGGGGCGCTGCGGATGGTGGCCGTCGTCTCCGACGGCCAGCTACCCAACACCGACGCCGCCCAACGGCTGATCACCACCCTGCACCACACCGGTTGCCCGGTGCTGTGGCTGCGCCCCGCCGACCTGGACGGGCACACCTTCACCCACACCACCACTCTGCTGGTCGACGACCCGGTGCAGGCCGTCGACGCCATCGCTGACGCAGCTATCACCGCCCTCCAGCGGGCCTGACCACATCCAGCATCGGCAAGCCCGCCACCACCGGCCTGCCCCCGCAACCGGGCCGCCGCGCCGCCATTCGGTCCCGCCACAGGTGGAGCGCCTTTGCTGACGGCGGCTCCCCTTCCTTGCACCGCCGAACCAGGCCGTGCCCGGTCACCCCGCGCCGCCCGGGCACGGCCGCACGGCCGTGCCCGGGTTCCCACCCGACTACCAGCAGCGGCTTACATGCCGCCACCTGCCGGCCGCCGCCTACCAAGGCCGCGCCACCGGCACCTGCCTCGGCCTCGGCGCCGACCACGTCTCCCCCGCCCGCCAACCACCTGCCGAGGGCCCGGAACCGGCCGCGAGCTGCCCGGCGGCGGGGCTGCCCCCTCATCAGCCAACCACTTCCGCAGCCAAACGACGGCCGCGGAGCCCGTCACCAAAGGAGTTGCCCCATGCACCACGACCACCCGTCGCGGCTGCCGCTGACGTCGATCAGCGACCTGCTCGCCGCCGTGCCCTACCTGCTCGGCTTCCACCCCGCCGACAGCCTCGTCACCGTCGGCCTCACCGGCAAACGAGTCACCGTTGCCGGCCGCGCCGACCTCCCCGAGCCCGCGACCGTCACCGACTGGGTGCACGTCGCCGCCCGGCAGCACCTCGCCCTGCTGCGCAACGTCGACGCCACCACCGCGATCCTCATCGGTTACGGACCCGCCACGGCCGTCACCCCGGTCATCGACGCCCTCACCCCCCACGTCGAAGCGGCCGGCATCACCGTCCTCGACGCGCTGCGCGTCACCGACGGCCGCTACCACTCCTACCGGTGCCAGGACCCGCGCTGCTGCCCACCCGACGGGACGCCCTTCGACCCGCACCACAACCCCACCGCCCTGCACGCCATCGTGGCCGGACAGACCGCACTGCCCGACCGGGCAGCTCTCGTCGCCAGCGTCGCCCCCACCAGCTCGGCCGCCATGACCGCCGCCACCCGCCGGGCACAGCAACGACGGCTGACCGTCCTCACCGCCGCCGGGCGGGCCGGTGTCATCCGCGCCGGACAACAGGCCGTGAACGAGGCGGTCGCCACCTACGGGGCCGGCAACGTGCTCACCGACGATGAGGCGGCCTGGCTGACCGTCCTGTTGATCGACATCGCCGTCCGCGACCTCGCATCAGAGGCCACCGGCACCGAAGCCTGGCACCTCTCCCTGTGGACCGACCTCACCCGCCGCGCCGACCCCCACCTCGCCGCCGCCCCCGCCAGCCTGCTCGCCTTCACCGCCTGGCGGCAGGGCCAAGGCGCCCTCGCCGCCGTCGCTCTTGACCGCGCCCTGGCAGCCGACCCCGACTACCGGCTCGCCCGCCTCATCGACCACGCCCTGCGCCACGGCATCCCACCCACCGCCCTCAACGACGAGCCCGACCCCACCCTGTAGCCCGGAGCGAGGAGCACCAGCATGACCACCCCCGACGCGGCCCAGCAGCCGCCCACCCTGGAGTCCGTCCTGCGCCAGGCCTGGGACGCCTTCCACCCCGGCCAGCCCGCCCCACTGGGATGGCTCACCCACACCACCACCCAACTCCACGCCTACCTGCGCGAGCAGCACCCCACCCCACCCGCCCCGCCCTCGACCGAAACGACCTCCGTTACCCGCCTGCGCCGGCAGATGTGGCAGGCGCTGCGCGACGCCGCCGCCGAACACGACATCGACCCGGACGCCGCCGACCGCATCCTGCACAACGTCGACCTGCCCGGACTCCCCCGCCGCTGGCACGTCCGCCTCACCCTCCCCGTGAAGGTAGAGGTCACCGCCACCAGCCACGAGGACGCCTTCGACACCGCCGAAGACCTCATCGACACCGCCCTCACCGCCAGCGGCCACGACAGCAACATCGACTGGGACGCCGCCACCCGCGACGACGCCACCCCCGGCGACCTGGACACCGCCGCTGACGAACCCACCGACCTGCGATGACACCAAGCGGCCGAGACAACTCGCAGGTGGTCACGACCGGCCCCTGACGGGCCGTAGTGGCGGCGACTTGATCTATCCGGAAAGTCGAGCGTGACTGCACCCGGCCGCCGCCCCGGCGGACCCGACACCGACATCCCCACATCACTGGCCGGGGTGGCGGCCACACACCGCCCATATACGGCGAAAGGACCAGCCGCGGATGGTGCACCTCCGTCCGATACCCGCTGGCGTCACCGACGTACTGCCGTAGCTGATCCGCCACCAACGACGCCGCCGCTCACTCCCGACCGGACGGGCCAAATACGCCAACCTGCACTGCCCGTGAGGCAAACCGTGACCGCCGCCGCGCCGCCCCAACGTCAACAGGAGGAGCATTCATGGATCCCGCGCCCGACGCCAAGGTGTCCCATCACGCCCTTGGCGTCGGCGACCCCGACCTCGGCAAGTCGCGGCTGCTGTCGCGGCAGTGCGACACCTGCATCTTCGCCCCCGGCAACCGAATGCACCTGGCGCCCGGACGGTTGCGCGACCTCGTCGCCGAAGCCCGATCGCGGGAGTCGTTCATCATCTGCCATGACACACTCCCGCACTACAAGGACCCCGAGGTCGAACCGGCCATCTGCCGCGGCTTCGCCGACCGATACCGCACCCAGGCACTGCAACTCATCGAGCGCCTTTTCGGGTTCGTCGAGGTCGACCCGCCGCAGCCACCCCACCCCCACACGACACCGCCGCGAGGCCTCCACCCGTGACTCGAGCGCGTCAGCGATCTCATCGCCGCTACGAGGACTCGACGTGTTCACCCTAGTTCGGCCACGGCCGGAGGCCGTGGCCGAGGCGATCGGCCGAGCGCCCCGGACGGCCCGTCGCTACATGTCGGCCCTCCACGGGAAGATGACCACCGCGACGGCCGTGGCCGCCGCCTAACCTGCCCAGCGGGGCCGGCGTCCACCACGGCCGCCGGCCCCGCCAAGCCCGTCTACCCCGCTACCCCGCTACCCCGCTACCCGAGGAGGCCCTCATGCCTTGGCGTCCGTCGCCCGCGTCCCTGTCCTACGCCCCGGCCACCTACTCGTCGCACGACTACCGAGGCGAGGGCGAGATTTTCACGATCCGCTGCGCTGGCGAGGTTGTCGGCCACCTCACCCGGAAGGACTGGGAGTCGATTGGCTGGCTTCCCCGGCCGGGCCTCAGCGAAGAGGCCGGGATCGTGCGCGAGATCGTGGAGAACATCCTCCGGCGCTTCGCCGCGGAGGGCCGCCCCATGGTCGACGCCTGGGCGGAGATCCTGAATACGGCCCAGCACGACCGTCCCGTCACCGGCCCGCTGGACGGCTTTCGGCACCCGCTGGTCAACGACTAGCCCGCCGGTCACCGCTGGCCCGGTCGCGCTGCCGGTCGCCCCGCGCAGTCGGTCTCCGCGCCGTCCCGCTCTGGCCCGCGCTCTACCCGACCGACGACCCTCACGGGGTCGGCCGCCTGGCCGCCCGTCTCCGCGAGGCGTACGCGTGGTACGGCCGCGACGGTCTGGCCTGGGAGCTACGCCGGGCCGTCTACGACGTAGCGCGCAACCGCACCCGCACGCCCGAGGAGCGCCGCGCCCTCGTTGCCGGGACGCGCTACACGCTCGCCGGCGCCGAGCCGGCGTGGCTCATGCACCGCAATGCATATCGCTGGTCGCACCCTGGTGCCTGTTCGATCGCCCCGCCGTGTACCGCGCCACACGTGCCGGCCCACCGACACATCGGCCTCGGCCCCGCCGGTACGGTGCGCCGATGATCCGCACCCTCCTCCTGCCCGCCGTCGTGTTGCTGGCCGTCGCCGGATGCTCCAGCGGTAGTGAACCGAGCACCGCACCGACCAGCGCGGCACCGCCTCCCACCAGCGCCGCCCCCTCGCCCAGCGGAGCGCCCGGCGTCGACGGATACGCCCAACGAGCCTGCCAGAAGAACACCGAAGCCCAGGGCGCCAGCGGGGACAGCCTCGACACGCTGGCTGTAGTCGCCAACGAGGCGCAGGAGTCCACCGTGGAGGGAATCCGCCTGGCCGGCGCCATGCTGGATGAGCGCGTCAAGCTCGCCGAGGCGGCCAAGGGCGCTGATGACGAGGCTGCAATGGAGGCCCACGCGATTGCCGCCTCATTCGACCTGACTACCGCCTGCGCTAAGGCTGGCTTGGCCTACTAGCGCCAGACCAACGAAGCGCCCCCGGACTGGCGCCCGCACTGGTCAGGGGCTCTTCTGGGTTTACATGCCCGTCATCGCACCGCGCAGGCCCTCGTCGCGGGTAGTAACCGGTAAGGCCAGATAGGGCCTCGTGCGCCACCAGCTTCCGCCCGCAAGCCCGTCTATCCGTAACCGCGCGTCATTCCCTACCCCACCGCCTCGGCGAGCCACTGTGCCTCGGGGTCATGTCGGGTGTCACCGCAGACCCGTTTCCAAGAAGCCCAGGCACGTAATCTCAGGCCCTATGAGCGCCCACGAACAAGACAACACGACGCCGCCCCGCTGGCCCGCCGACCTCATCAACGACCTCTGCGCTTGGTTGGCCGACGAGCTAGGCGAGCCGCACCCCGCACCGCGCCGCACGTTCTGTCGGCCCGTCCCGACCCGCCGCCGCAGGCACGCTCGGCGCGCCTGAGCCCGTCGCCCAGGTCCCATGCCGTAACGTCGGAGCGAAGGCTCCAGTGGACTGGCACCATGATCGCTGATCAGTTCCTACCTGCCTGTGTGCGGATAGCGCTGGAGGGGTGAATGCCGTATCTGCCCGACCTGACCACGATGTTGGCCGACCACGCTCGGACCATCTGCGACGGCACTGAGTACGTCGTCGAGGCTCGTTGCGTTGGCGTGGTGGCGTTGCCAACCGGTCAGGTTGTCGCCTGCGATCCGTTGGTGGACGCGGATTCAGCGGCGCCCTTCACCGTCCCCGTTGCGCCAGGTCGCTATCAGCTGCGCGCATGGATCGCGACGGTCAACCAAAGCGGGAGCGAGCCGCAGGATCGCACCGCTGCTCTTCAACTCGTCATCACTGATCAGCCCACCGTGCGCTGGGAACTGGCGCTGACCGACGGACAGGAACCCACCGAACTGGAAACGGACGCGTTCTTCGGCTATCCCGTCGACGCGGGTGTCGGCACGCTGGCCGACATGGTGGCGGTGCGCGGCCTCGCCCGCTGGGAGTTCGACCAACTCGATGAGGTCTACATCCCGGCACAGGCGGCACCTGCACCCGCCGCCATTGATGCCATCACCGACGAGCCCAGCGGAGCGAACGTGATCACGGTTAGCTCCGGTTGGGGCGACGGCTTATACCCAACCTTCATCGGTTATGCCGCCAGCGGTGAAGTGACCAGCTACGTCACCGACTTCCTGGTCATCCCTCATCAGAGGAACTCGCCGATTCGCTGATCAGATCGGGGCTAGCGGCGCCGCCGCCGCGTGGTCGAACACCTGCTCGGATGGTGCCACTCGTCTACTGCCACCTGATGAGGTGCAGGCCTTGGCAGCCGGTCGCGAAGTGCCCGTCCGCGGGGTGCAGGGTCGCGGAGTGATAGGAGCCGGGATGGTTGGGATCGGGTCGCCGCAGGGCCATGTCGAGCAGGTACCGGGCGGTGCGCCGGAAGGCCGGCGTGGTGCCGGCCATGAAGAGGGTCTGGCTGTGCAGGCGTTGGTGGAACCTGTCCCGACACTCTCGCTGACGGGTCCGGCGGTTCATCTCGTGGACTTCGTCCCAGGTCGGCACGTCGTTCGGATTCCAGGAGACGGTATGCGGTGCGCCGCGGCCCAGCCGGTGGCGCACCTGCTTCCAGCGGTGCGGTGCGAACTGCAGGTCGACATGGCTCAAGACCAGGTCAACCTCGTCGGCGGTCACGGTCGCGCGTGAAGGATCCGGTTGTGTGGTGCCCCGCAGGGGTACGTGGATCAGCGTGTGCCGGGATCGGGCTGCCAGCATCCACAGGCCGGCAATGGTGAACGCCGCGGCGGCGTTGAGCTCGAGGGTGAACCACGGGTTGGTGTCGGACAGCACCGCCCCTCGAATCGGACTGGCAGGACGGACGACACGGTAATGCCTGGCGCCGAGCCGCCCGTGGTATGCGCGGATCTTGAGGATCATCTGCCGGCGAACTGCGTGCGGGCGTGCATCAACGCGAAGCCGAGCAGGTTCAGACCCTGCCACGGGCTCGGGTCGTGCGCGCGGGGGTCGGTGGCGGCCAGGCCGATACCCCAGACGCGGTCCACCGGGCTGGCCTCGACCAGCACCCTGCTGCTCGTGCCGGCCAGGTAGGTCGCCAGATCATCGTGCTGGATGAACTTGGCCACGTTCCCGGCGACGACCAGCTCGAAGCGGTGCGCGTCCCACACGGCCTGATAGAAACCCTTCACCTGGCGACCCAGAGCCTTGACCGCGCCCGGGTGCGATGCCGCGAGCATCTGTTCGGCCGTCGCGTCGTCACCGAACAGGCGGGCCTTGCCGACCATCATGTAGTGCTCAGCAGTGGCGTACCGGATTCCGTCGACGACGAACGGGGACGGCCACCACTGGCTCAGGCAGCCGGGGCCGATACTGCCGTCCGGCTGGGGTTGATGTCCCCAGAAAAACAAGTACTTGACCCGAGCGCCTCCAGCGGCGAGCGCGCGTAGCTCAACTAGGGTGCGCGGCGGCGGGATGGGCTCGGGCATGCCCAGCAGCGTGCCAGGCCCGTGCGGGAACGGGCCATGGGGTTTCGGCGCCACGAGGGTCTCTCACACCAGCCGGGGTAGGCGGCGTCCTGGTCACCCGGTCCAGCCACGGGCTGCGTCGGATGCATACCGGTTACAGCCCTACGGC
This region includes:
- a CDS encoding VWA domain-containing protein, whose amino-acid sequence is MPHPSQHLQPGPATPTAGDPDWQVWSDAWTRHVPTLTGRTDLTVTVAPGAGGGAPACCYPDAGRIEVDATYIGTPNVANPRRAGHKRLVPTAYGLLVHEAAHAAHSRWRTPPGTPPIVAAVAELLEESRIENRQRSRRRADRRWLRHTVTTLLDPGDAPVDDPWHAGTLAALLLARVDARILTAKDTRAIRAAVTTVLGRQRLRQLREVWRQAHTVDDSDAEQMIELAWRWCHLLGINPHQQPTVPTPDVGMFPGQLAAALTDYLAHTAGMTPAEYTAHHLAARHGAPATWTRRDPTDPERAAARTLAARLRQARTHTVETDTRPSPVPPGRLRTRHAITARAQADAGAIPTAAPWQRRTTLPPPKPTLHLAVLVDTSGSMRPYATAMSSAGWILAHAARHRDAITTTIAFSGTATLLVPPRHRPAHVLEMTAAGGTSGFIDAVKLADTLLNLRHRGALRMVAVVSDGQLPNTDAAQRLITTLHHTGCPVLWLRPADLDGHTFTHTTTLLVDDPVQAVDAIADAAITALQRA
- a CDS encoding NADAR family protein, encoding MPEPIPPPRTLVELRALAAGGARVKYLFFWGHQPQPDGSIGPGCLSQWWPSPFVVDGIRYATAEHYMMVGKARLFGDDATAEQMLAASHPGAVKALGRQVKGFYQAVWDAHRFELVVAGNVAKFIQHDDLATYLAGTSSRVLVEASPVDRVWGIGLAATDPRAHDPSPWQGLNLLGFALMHARTQFAGR
- a CDS encoding DUF4192 domain-containing protein; translation: MHHDHPSRLPLTSISDLLAAVPYLLGFHPADSLVTVGLTGKRVTVAGRADLPEPATVTDWVHVAARQHLALLRNVDATTAILIGYGPATAVTPVIDALTPHVEAAGITVLDALRVTDGRYHSYRCQDPRCCPPDGTPFDPHHNPTALHAIVAGQTALPDRAALVASVAPTSSAAMTAATRRAQQRRLTVLTAAGRAGVIRAGQQAVNEAVATYGAGNVLTDDEAAWLTVLLIDIAVRDLASEATGTEAWHLSLWTDLTRRADPHLAAAPASLLAFTAWRQGQGALAAVALDRALAADPDYRLARLIDHALRHGIPPTALNDEPDPTL
- a CDS encoding DUF4241 domain-containing protein, with product MPYLPDLTTMLADHARTICDGTEYVVEARCVGVVALPTGQVVACDPLVDADSAAPFTVPVAPGRYQLRAWIATVNQSGSEPQDRTAALQLVITDQPTVRWELALTDGQEPTELETDAFFGYPVDAGVGTLADMVAVRGLARWEFDQLDEVYIPAQAAPAPAAIDAITDEPSGANVITVSSGWGDGLYPTFIGYAASGEVTSYVTDFLVIPHQRNSPIR